One part of the Brevundimonas subvibrioides ATCC 15264 genome encodes these proteins:
- the gcvPA gene encoding aminomethyl-transferring glycine dehydrogenase subunit GcvPA yields MRYLPLTPDDRTAMLAAIGVKSIDDLFVDVPQPARRDGFVDLPRVMGELEVERALKHLAGKNTAAGDVPFFCGAGAYRHHVPATVDHIIQRSEFLTSYTPYQPEIAQGTLQYLYEFQTQVANLTGMDVANASLYDGSTATAEGVLMATRVTRRNKAVFSGGVHPHYVRASETVVHAVGVETVSLPAAIDAEAAVIDAIDKDTACVVVQTPNVFGTATDVTKIAEAAKAAGALLIVVVTEAVSMGLLKSPGEMGADIVAAEGQSIGNALNYGGPYVGLFACKQSLIRQMPGRLCGETVDADGERGFVLTLSTREQHIRRDKATSNICTNSGLCCLAFSIHMSLLGETGLRKLALLNHEKALATRDALAAVPGVEILTPRFFNEFAIRLPRPAAEVVEALGNHRILAGVPYSRLAPGVGMDDVLLVAATETTLDADIQILAKSLTKVLGA; encoded by the coding sequence ATGCGTTACCTGCCCCTGACTCCCGACGACCGCACGGCGATGCTCGCCGCCATCGGCGTCAAATCGATCGACGACCTGTTCGTCGACGTGCCGCAGCCTGCAAGGCGCGACGGTTTCGTCGACCTGCCGCGCGTGATGGGCGAACTGGAGGTCGAGCGGGCGCTGAAGCACCTCGCGGGCAAGAACACGGCGGCCGGGGACGTGCCGTTCTTCTGCGGGGCCGGGGCCTATCGCCACCATGTGCCGGCGACGGTGGACCACATCATCCAGCGGTCCGAGTTCCTGACCAGCTACACGCCGTACCAGCCGGAGATCGCGCAGGGGACGCTGCAATACCTGTACGAGTTCCAGACCCAGGTCGCGAACCTGACGGGCATGGATGTGGCCAACGCCTCGCTCTACGACGGCTCGACCGCGACGGCCGAGGGCGTGCTGATGGCGACGCGCGTCACGCGCCGGAACAAAGCGGTGTTCTCGGGCGGGGTCCATCCCCACTACGTCCGGGCGTCGGAGACGGTGGTCCACGCCGTGGGCGTCGAGACCGTCAGCCTGCCGGCCGCGATCGATGCGGAAGCCGCCGTGATCGACGCGATCGACAAGGACACGGCCTGCGTCGTCGTCCAGACCCCGAACGTGTTCGGCACCGCCACCGACGTGACGAAGATCGCGGAAGCCGCCAAGGCCGCCGGGGCGCTGCTGATCGTCGTGGTGACCGAGGCCGTGTCGATGGGGCTGCTGAAGTCGCCGGGCGAGATGGGGGCCGACATCGTCGCCGCCGAGGGCCAGTCGATCGGCAACGCCCTGAACTATGGCGGACCCTACGTCGGGCTGTTCGCCTGCAAGCAGTCGCTGATCCGCCAGATGCCGGGCCGGCTGTGCGGCGAGACGGTCGACGCGGACGGAGAGCGGGGCTTCGTCCTGACCCTGTCGACGCGCGAACAGCATATCCGCCGCGACAAGGCGACGTCGAACATCTGCACGAACTCGGGCCTGTGCTGCCTGGCGTTCAGCATCCACATGAGCCTGCTGGGCGAGACGGGGCTGCGCAAGCTGGCCCTGCTGAACCACGAGAAGGCGCTGGCCACACGTGACGCCCTGGCCGCCGTCCCCGGTGTCGAGATCCTGACGCCGCGCTTCTTCAACGAGTTCGCCATCCGCCTGCCCAGGCCCGCCGCCGAGGTGGTCGAGGCCCTGGGCAACCATCGGATCCTCGCCGGCGTGCCCTACAGCCGCCTGGCGCCCGGCGTCGGCATGGACGACGTCCTGCTGGTCGCCGCCACCGAGACCACGCTGGATGCCGACATCCAGATCCTCGCCAAGTCGCTGACCAAAGTCCTGGGAGCCTGA
- the gcvH gene encoding glycine cleavage system protein GcvH, translating into MHFTKDHEWVRLDGDVATVGITKHAAEQLGDVVFVETPEAGKTFGKGDSFAVVESVKAASDVYAPVSGDVVEGNAALAGAPETVNADPEGEGWFAKIKVSDASQVDGLMDRAAYDAFLATL; encoded by the coding sequence ATGCATTTCACCAAGGATCACGAGTGGGTTCGGCTGGACGGCGATGTCGCCACCGTCGGCATCACCAAACACGCCGCCGAACAGCTGGGCGACGTGGTGTTCGTCGAGACCCCGGAAGCCGGCAAGACCTTCGGCAAGGGCGACAGCTTCGCCGTCGTCGAAAGCGTGAAGGCGGCTTCGGACGTCTATGCGCCCGTGTCCGGTGACGTGGTCGAGGGCAACGCCGCCCTGGCCGGCGCGCCCGAGACCGTCAACGCCGATCCGGAAGGCGAGGGCTGGTTCGCCAAGATCAAGGTGTCCGACGCCTCCCAGGTCGACGGCCTGATGGACCGCGCCGCCTACGACGCCTTCCTCGCCACCCTCTGA